A single window of Mycoplasma bradburyae DNA harbors:
- a CDS encoding ABC transporter permease, with amino-acid sequence MFNLIKSVIRSFKKAKVALISLTFLIFLSSLTYSLLDNTNKNLESSYALVNQQGDAADLVINEKYDFGTLQYDSEPSVIGQNPDLSNTSKVRIYLSQESITPYLNNIIKNDKDNTYSKLINYELNLSSNLNNEQKIGIVQSELLAASNRLRQKLETDPNAKIDKLLNDKNINFERYESLDVSEGNLQKKIIRNNNNYKVNKLVLYEGQKISDFRYDYYEIVDKFIKLKNEFNKLPNNEKRKLITSNEDLKKILETLLKGVDEQSADANLLKFVQAAKKVSGNNKLDDSDYARIEEFIDTETNPINNNWSLNFQWKYQIVPLSIRLINPTSYFAIAAPGNWKFDQLKDHKQIFTNQNVIQELLSLNGEAFINKFNKIEDKYKIQIDQTKYLILGVGITPDLIYPIYSFTNFIPNPANQRLYYVNDLGYSRLREAFSTNPIETNIVARFADRDLTREQQKVILDEINQWASINMSWPPNLKAAYFSDDLSNILNLSAARTNFIPSLLNTIQKTSLMLTAIIILLALMVGILIVKNYIEKNRQTLGILLANGFNKTKINLSMAIFSFIPSLIGGIVGYTLGYILQQVAINAFSSFWFIPVELRKFSATALLTAFFLPVLIFGITSFLVSAYLMRKNVVDSLKNDSEYKVSKLSVYIKKPISMMSVMDRFRISIAFNSMWKLFILCLLSSATMLVLIFSLSTINVYEKAKNNTFDANNYKYYVDLATPTQQSGLIKYQEFKDLGKTDEILPGWENQSDYFLANSRTDKNQAGWANLHIVGLSDIIDQNSKITYLKNYVQSKIGLDYLIGIGILSANPWSLSSSLMPSNQAAASEKSNQIFLRTIANHEYPKLKTLDDNDPSYYIKLVYNPQLNRAVYAINEKQALSGGVLKPEFIHFLIQQFENIANNTYDLIDYKITYNLIGLDQKTIGDSKNKQSPKYAYTRIDVRTKDDKKLEIKGIKNWINTTDIKEVDKQNYLGPILYNDDKVIINQELFKKYDFNPIIINSYVAKSNDWDVGDEIEFMITNRVDRISDKLNIIDHDQYVKNQNVKFKIIGISSSARDNEIYTSYDLANKLLGFSDFEIQQQLPFNGYYSDDLDAFEKSTPLFSESGLFPSTSNFSDDNKQLQKIIKNSIKNFESSLKPVVRYEDLSSSKKAHVKDYKALLVALGEVKNIDDNNFHKWTLLKDTDQDVVKYIKKLVNVYGSLPYNTMINYLYNSSSNKTIFENISKTSLTIQNVIISMIVPIVTLIVILISNMLIDELKKIAIRMKALGFSDRSIILSFLSIYIPVFIFGLLVSGPLSLILVNIYNLIILKSASIALFTTINFGHVIGALLGVMGIFSISFFTNWFTLKKMKIAQEIKNY; translated from the coding sequence GTGTTTAATTTAATTAAGAGTGTTATTAGATCATTTAAGAAAGCTAAAGTAGCTTTAATAAGCTTAACGTTTTTAATCTTTTTATCATCGTTAACTTATTCTTTACTTGATAACACAAATAAGAATTTAGAAAGTTCATATGCCCTTGTTAATCAACAAGGGGATGCTGCTGACTTAGTGATTAATGAAAAGTATGATTTTGGTACATTACAATACGATTCAGAACCATCGGTAATCGGTCAAAATCCAGATCTTTCAAATACCAGTAAAGTAAGAATCTATTTATCCCAGGAATCAATAACTCCTTATTTAAACAACATTATTAAGAATGATAAGGATAATACTTATTCTAAGTTAATTAATTACGAACTTAACTTAAGCAGCAACCTTAACAACGAACAAAAAATCGGGATTGTGCAAAGCGAACTACTAGCCGCTTCTAATCGTTTAAGACAAAAACTAGAAACCGATCCAAATGCCAAGATTGACAAACTCTTAAACGATAAGAATATCAATTTTGAGCGCTATGAATCTTTAGATGTAAGTGAAGGTAATCTTCAAAAAAAGATTATTCGCAACAACAATAACTACAAAGTAAATAAACTTGTATTATACGAAGGTCAAAAGATTAGTGACTTTAGGTATGATTATTATGAAATCGTTGATAAGTTTATTAAATTAAAAAATGAATTTAATAAACTTCCCAACAATGAAAAAAGAAAATTAATAACTAGCAACGAAGATCTTAAAAAGATCTTGGAAACATTATTAAAAGGTGTTGATGAGCAAAGCGCTGATGCCAACTTATTAAAGTTTGTTCAAGCAGCTAAAAAAGTAAGCGGTAACAATAAACTTGATGATAGTGATTATGCTAGAATAGAAGAATTTATTGATACAGAAACCAACCCAATAAACAATAATTGAAGCTTAAATTTTCAATGGAAATATCAGATAGTTCCATTAAGTATTAGATTAATTAATCCAACAAGTTACTTTGCGATCGCAGCTCCTGGTAACTGAAAGTTTGATCAATTAAAAGATCATAAACAGATCTTTACTAATCAAAATGTTATTCAAGAATTGTTATCTCTTAATGGTGAAGCTTTCATTAATAAATTCAATAAGATTGAAGATAAATACAAGATCCAAATAGATCAGACAAAATATCTAATCCTAGGAGTAGGTATTACGCCTGATTTAATTTATCCAATTTATAGTTTTACGAATTTTATCCCTAACCCTGCCAATCAGAGATTGTATTATGTTAATGATCTTGGATATTCTAGATTAAGAGAAGCTTTTAGTACTAACCCGATAGAAACTAATATTGTTGCACGATTTGCCGATCGTGATCTAACAAGAGAACAACAAAAAGTCATTCTTGATGAAATCAATCAATGAGCTTCAATTAACATGTCATGGCCACCTAACTTAAAGGCGGCATACTTTTCAGATGATCTATCTAATATTTTAAACTTATCAGCAGCTAGAACTAATTTCATTCCTTCATTATTAAATACGATTCAAAAAACATCATTAATGCTAACAGCTATTATCATATTGTTAGCATTAATGGTAGGTATCTTAATAGTTAAAAACTATATTGAAAAAAACCGACAAACGCTAGGGATTTTGTTAGCCAATGGATTTAATAAAACTAAGATCAATTTATCAATGGCGATCTTTAGTTTTATTCCATCTTTAATCGGTGGTATCGTTGGTTATACTTTAGGATACATCTTACAGCAAGTAGCTATTAATGCTTTTAGTAGTTTCTGATTTATACCAGTAGAACTAAGAAAGTTTAGTGCAACAGCACTATTAACAGCTTTCTTCTTACCAGTATTAATTTTTGGTATTACCAGTTTTTTAGTGTCAGCTTACTTAATGCGTAAAAATGTTGTTGATTCACTTAAGAATGATAGTGAATACAAAGTAAGTAAGTTATCGGTTTATATTAAAAAACCGATAAGCATGATGTCTGTAATGGATCGGTTCAGAATATCCATAGCTTTTAACTCAATGTGAAAGCTATTTATATTATGTTTATTATCATCAGCCACTATGCTTGTATTAATTTTTTCATTATCGACTATTAATGTTTATGAAAAAGCTAAGAACAACACGTTTGATGCTAATAACTATAAATATTATGTTGATTTGGCTACGCCAACTCAACAATCAGGTTTAATAAAATATCAAGAATTTAAAGATCTAGGTAAAACTGATGAAATCTTACCAGGTTGGGAAAATCAATCAGATTACTTCTTAGCAAATTCTAGAACTGATAAGAATCAAGCGGGTTGAGCTAACCTACATATTGTTGGTTTGAGTGATATTATTGATCAGAATTCTAAAATTACATACCTTAAGAACTATGTTCAATCCAAAATAGGTTTGGACTACTTAATAGGGATCGGAATATTAAGTGCCAACCCTTGAAGTTTATCAAGTTCATTAATGCCTTCTAATCAGGCGGCCGCTTCAGAAAAATCTAATCAGATTTTTTTAAGAACAATAGCTAATCATGAGTATCCAAAGTTAAAAACTTTGGATGACAACGATCCTAGCTATTACATTAAGTTGGTGTATAACCCTCAACTTAATAGAGCTGTTTATGCAATAAATGAAAAGCAAGCTTTAAGTGGTGGTGTGTTGAAACCTGAGTTTATTCATTTCTTAATTCAACAATTTGAAAACATAGCTAACAATACCTATGATTTGATCGATTACAAGATTACTTATAACCTTATAGGTTTAGATCAAAAAACTATTGGTGATAGCAAAAACAAACAATCGCCTAAATATGCATACACAAGAATTGATGTAAGGACCAAGGATGATAAAAAATTAGAAATCAAAGGAATTAAGAATTGAATTAACACCACAGATATCAAAGAAGTTGATAAACAAAACTACCTAGGACCGATTCTGTATAATGATGATAAAGTCATCATTAATCAAGAGTTGTTTAAGAAATATGATTTTAATCCAATAATCATTAATTCTTATGTAGCTAAAAGTAATGACTGAGACGTGGGTGATGAAATCGAGTTTATGATTACCAACCGCGTTGATCGAATATCAGATAAACTAAACATTATTGATCATGATCAATATGTTAAGAATCAAAATGTAAAATTTAAAATAATCGGGATTTCTAGCTCTGCTAGAGATAATGAAATATATACTTCTTATGATTTAGCAAATAAACTCCTTGGATTTAGTGACTTTGAAATACAACAGCAATTGCCTTTTAATGGTTATTATTCAGATGATCTAGATGCGTTTGAAAAATCGACTCCATTGTTTTCGGAATCAGGATTGTTCCCATCTACTTCTAATTTTTCAGATGATAATAAGCAATTACAAAAAATTATTAAGAACAGTATTAAGAATTTTGAATCAAGTCTTAAACCAGTTGTTCGTTATGAAGATCTATCATCTAGTAAAAAAGCACATGTAAAAGATTATAAGGCTTTGTTGGTTGCCTTAGGTGAAGTTAAGAATATTGATGATAACAACTTCCATAAATGGACGTTGTTAAAAGACACCGATCAAGATGTTGTTAAATACATCAAGAAATTAGTTAATGTTTATGGTTCTTTACCATACAACACGATGATTAATTACTTGTATAATAGTAGTTCTAACAAGACGATATTTGAAAACATATCTAAGACATCATTAACAATTCAAAATGTAATTATATCTATGATTGTACCGATTGTTACCTTGATTGTTATCTTGATTTCTAATATGTTGATTGATGAACTTAAGAAGATTGCGATCAGAATGAAAGCCCTAGGGTTTTCTGATCGCTCAATCATCTTATCATTCTTATCAATTTATATCCCTGTGTTTATCTTTGGGTTACTAGTAAGTGGTCCACTTTCATTAATTCTGGTTAACATATATAATTTAATTATCTTGAAATCCGCCTCGATAGCATTGTTTACAACCATTAACTTTGGACATGTTATAGGTGCTTTATTAGGTGTTATGGGGATTTTCTCAATATCATTCTTTACGAATTGATTTACCCTTAAAAAAATGAAGATAGCTCAAGAGATAAAAAACTATTAG